A window from Mustela erminea isolate mMusErm1 chromosome 17, mMusErm1.Pri, whole genome shotgun sequence encodes these proteins:
- the KIAA0040 gene encoding uncharacterized protein KIAA0040 homolog, which translates to MEKISSFFNIIWDTILTKHQEGLFNTICLGILLGLPLLVVITFLFICCHCCWSRSGKNGLQPDRNKGKKRKKKKKKAEEDLWISAQPKLLQMEKRPSLPV; encoded by the coding sequence ATGGAGAAAATCAGCTCCTTCTTCAACATCATTTGGGACACCATTTTGACCAAACACCAAGAGGGCCTCTTCAACACCATCTGCCTGGGCATCCTTCTGGGGCTGCCATTGCTAGTGGTCATCACATTCCTCTTCATCTGTTGTCATTGCTGCTGGAGCCGGTCAGGCAAGAATGGCCTACAGCCAGACCGAAACaaggggaaaaagaggaagaagaagaagaagaaggctgaAGAAGACCTCTGGATCTCTGCGCAGCCCAAGCTTCTCCAGATGGAAAAGAGGCCATCACTGCCTGTCTAG